In the Solanum pennellii chromosome 5, SPENNV200 genome, one interval contains:
- the LOC107020496 gene encoding pleiotropic drug resistance protein 1-like, protein MGFKCPERKGVADFLQEVTSKKDQQQYWAKKDKPYRFITSKEFAEAYQSFHVGKELADELTTPYDKTKSHPAALSTQKYGIGTKELLNVCAEREFLLMKRNSFVYIFKLFQLMVMAFIMMTVFFRTEMPRDDMDDGGMYAGALFFVVVVIMFNGMAEINLTILKLPVYFKQRDLLFYPSWAYALPTWILKIPITFIEVGLWTFLTYYVMGFDPNVSRLFKQFLLLVLVHQMASGLFRFIGAAGRTMGVATTFGAFALVLQFALSGFVLSRNDVKKWWIWGYWISPLMYSVNSILVNEFDGKKWDHIVPNGAEPLGHAVVRSRGFFPDAYWYWIGVGALIGYIIIFNLCYSIGLAYLNPFGKPQAIISEDSENVRLIEGSETDSQDKKRGMVLPFEPHSITFDNVVYSVDMPQEIKDQGSTEDRLVLLKGVSGAFRPGVLTALMGVSGAGKTTLMDVLAGRKTGGYIDGDIKISGYPKKQETFARISGYCEQNDIHSPYITVYESLVYSAWLRLPQDVDKNKRKMFVEEVMELVELTPLRSALVGLPGVNGLSTEQRKRLTIAVELVANPSIIFMDEPTSGLDARAAAIVMRAVRNTVDTGRTVVCTIHQPSIDIFEAFDELFLMKRGGQEIYVGPLGRHSCHLIKYFESLPGVSKIKEAYNPATWMLEVTAASQEMMLGVDFTDLYKKSDLYKRNKALISELSTPRPGTKDLHFETQFSQPFWTQCMACLWKQHLSYWRNPSYTAVRFIFTVILALVFGTLFWDLGSRVSQSQDLFNAMGSMYAATLFLGVQNSSSVQPVVAVERTVFYRERAAGMYSALPYAFGQVIVEIPYVFVQAAFYGIIVYAMIGFEWTVAKFFWYLFIMYFTLLYFTFYGMMTVAISPNQNVASIVAAFFYAVWNLFSGFIVPRPRIPIWWRWYYWLCPVAWTLYGLVASQFGDLQTMISNDENVEQFLGRYFGFEHDFLGVVAAIIVVWPAVFAFLFAFAIKAFNFQKR, encoded by the exons ATGGGATTCAAGTGCCCCGAGAGGAAAGGTGTGGCAGATTTTTTGCAAGAG GTAACATCAAAGAAGGATCAACAACAATATTGGGCTAAGAAGGATAAGCCTTATAGGTTTATCACATCAAAAGAATTTGCTGAGGCATATCAGTCTTTCCATGTTGGAAAGGAACTCGCCGATGAGCTTACAACTCCATATGACAAGACCAAAAGTCACCCTGCTGCTTTGTCTACTCAGAAGTATGGTATAGGGACGAAAGAACTGTTGAATGTCTGTGCTGAACGAGAATTCTTACTAATGAAGAGGAACTCATTTGTTTACATATTCAAGCTCTTTCAG CTCATGGTAATGGCATTTATAATGATGACCGTCTTTTTCCGTACTGAGATGCCCCGAGATGATATGGATGATGGAGGGATGTATGCTGGTGCTCTCTTTTTCGTAGTCGTTGTGATTATGTTTAATGGAATGGCTGAGATCAACCTGACGATTTTAAAGCTTCCAGTCTACTTCAAGCAAAGGGACCTTCTTTTTTATCCTTCATGGGCTTATGCCCTTCCGACATGGATCCTCAAAATCCCAATAACATTTATTGAAGTTGGTCTTTGGACATTTCTTACATATTATGTCATGGGATTCGATCCAAATGTTTCAAG ATTGTTCAAACAATTCTTGCTTCTCGTACTAGTACACCAGATGGCATCGGGATTGTTCAGATTCATTGGTGCAGCGGGGAGAACAATGGGAGTCGCTACCACATTTGGAGCATTTGCACTGGTTTTGCAATTTGCATTGTCTGGATTTGTCCTCTCGAGAA ATGATGTGAAGAAATGGTGGATATGGGGTTACTGGATCTCACCATTAATGTATTCTGTGAATTCAATTCTTGTGAATGAATTTGATGGGAAGAAATGGGACCAT ATTGTGCCAAATGGAGCTGAACCACTTGGACATGCTGTAGTAAGATCTCGAGGGTTCTTTCCAGATGCATATTGGTACTGGATAGGTGTTGGGGCACTTATCGGATACATAATAATCTTCAACCTCTGCTACAGTATTGGACTCGCTTACCTGAACC CTTTTGGTAAGCCACAAGCTATAATATCAGAGGACAGTGAGAATGTTAGACTCATTGAAGGAAGTGAAACTGATAGTCAAGACAAGAAGAGGGGAATGGTTCTTCCATTTGAACCACATTCCATCACTTTTGATAATGTTGTATACTCCGTTGACATGCCTCAA GAAATAAAAGACCAAGGTTCCACTGAAGATAGATTAGTACTTCTGAAAGGTGTAAGTGGAGCTTTCAGGCCAGGTGTTCTCACAGCTTTGATGGGCGTTAGTGGAGCTGGTAAAACAACATTGATGGATGTGTTGGCCGGTAGAAAAACAGGTGGATATATTGATGGTGACATCAAGATTTCTGGGTATCCGAAGAAGCAAGAAACGTTTGCACGCATTTCTGGATATTGTGAGCAGAATGACATCCATTCACCTTATATTACAGTTTATGAGTCATTGGTTTACTCAGCTTGGTTGCGTTTACCTCAAGATGTTGACAAAAACAAGAGAAAG ATGTTTGTTGAGGAAGTTATGGAACTCGTGGAGCTAACTCCCTTAAGATCAGCCTTAGTTGGATTGcctggagtcaatggtctatcAACGGAGCAACGCAAAAGGCTGACCATTGCAGTTGAACTGGTAGCAAACCCCTCTATCATTTTCATGGATGAACCAACTTCAGGGTTGGATGCAAGAGCTGCTGCCATTGTAATGAGAGCTGTTAGGAACACTGTCGATACAGGAAGAACCGTAGTCTGTACCATTCATCAGCCTAgcattgacatttttgaagcCTTTGATGAG CTATTTCTAATGAAACGAGGAGGCCAGGAGATATATGTTGGTCCTCTGGGTCGCCATTCTTGTCATTTGATCAAATACTTTGAG TCATTGCCTGGAGTTAGTAAGATTAAAGAGGCTTACAATCCAGCAACTTGGATGTTAGAAGTCACAGCCGCATCTCAAGAAATGATGTTAGGAGTTGACTTTACTGATTTGTACAAGAAATCAGACCTCTACAAGAGGAACAAAGCCTTAATTTCTGAATTAAGTACGCCTCGTCCTGGTACGAAGGATCTGCATTTTGAAACTCAATTTTCACAGCCTTTCTGGACTCAATGTATGGCATGTCTCTGGAAGCAACATTTGTCATACTGGCGTAATCCATCTTACACAGCAGTTAGATTCATCTTCACAGTCATCCTAGCTCTTGTCTTTGGCACATTGTTCTGGGATCTTGGTAGCAGAGT GAGTCAGAGCCAGGATCTTTTTAATGCCATGGGATCTATGTATGCTGCAACTCTCTTCCTTGGTGTACAAAATTCATCATCAGTCCAGCCTGTTGTAGCCGTTGAGCGTACTGTATTTTACAGAGAAAGAGCTGCTGGAATGTATTCTGCTTTACCTTATGCCTTCGGACAGGTTATCGTTGAAATACCTTATGTATTTGTACAAGCAGCTTTCTATGGTATAATTGTGTATGCAATGATTGGATTCGAATGGACTGTTGCCAAGTTCTTTTGGTACTTATTCATCATGTACTTCACTCTTTTGTACTTCACCTTCTATGGCATGATGACTGTGGCTATTTCCCCGAATCAAAACGTTGCTTCTATAGTAGCAGCCTTCTTCTATGCAGTATGGAATCTCTTCTCAGGATTCATCGTTCCCCGACCT CGTATTCCAATATGGTGGAGATGGTACTATTGGCTTTGCCCTGTCGCGTGGACCTTGTATGGTCTCGTTGCATCACAATTTGGAGACCTCCAAACTATGATTAGCAATGATGAAAATGTGGAACAATTCTTGGGGCGTTATTTTGGATTTGAGCATGATTTTCTAGGAGTCGTTGCAGCAATAATCGTTGTATGGCCTGCTGTTTTCGCCTTCTTGTTTGCATTTGCCATTAAGGCATTCAACTTCCAGAAAAGATAA